GCCCACCATCACCATTGCCCTTGGTCTCAATTTCACAAATTATAAGAGACCTTGATTGGATGGAGATAAGTTCACACTTCAACTTTTGTGCTAAAAGATCCCCTCtacaaagggaaacaaaaatcaaagaatgtgatttaaaataataataataataatctttatCTTTGGCTAGGAATGTATCATTGagaaaaactaccaaaatatgtTTCCATAAAAAGTATCTCAATTAACTTAGAATTTAGAAAAGAGTGGCATGGAGCACCATGAGCCAAACTCTTCAAATTGTGACAAAATACTAGATAATGACCTGGGCCAAAGGATTAGGCAGCTGCTTTCTTCAGATAAGCAACGACGTCTGCACGCTCCTATGCCTTCTTCAATCCACGAAAAACCAATTTGTTCTAGAAATGTACTGCACAAACCAAATTTTATTAGCAGTCAATTAGTTTAAGGTATTcacttttcaattatatatatatatatatacacacacaagaGACATGACAACTATAcctaagaaaagaaatatagtGTGATTCTATATGAGAggttatgtttttttcttaaagagaGATGGTTCAAAAAGCCTCTGTTCCAAGACTACTTGAACTTTTAAAGACTATTTTGCGCAGAAACTCAAAACTTCAACAAAAACTCAACTTTTAAAGCCCATATAGAAGGTCCAGAAGGAGCTCACAAAATGTTTCTTTGGGTAGGAAAGGAAACTCACATGATGCTTATCCAAACATCGTTGGGTTAGAAAGCTTTCtgcttcgttttttttttcttctgaaaatCGCTTTCTGCATCGTACTCGTTTTTTGAGATGGAGCTTTTCAAGTAGAGCGTCTGAAAATGGAGCTTCGTCGAGCTTGAAGATGGAGCTTGAAAtggttttctggttttttttttcttgtataaatGGCTTCTTCCTAATAGCTTTCACGTCAAATCAATTTTAACATTCTGACAAAACTTGCTTTTCCAAGAAACGAAGCTCATCAGTAGGTCCCTgcttttatagtttttatttagtTAAAACAAGCCAACGTGGCTGAGCCACATCAGCTTGTacaattgtgtttgtgaaaatgTTTGTaagtgtagcaattctcataacaataataacaacaGCAGCTCAATAATCTTCGGGATAAGTCAGACATGCCTTGTAATTGTTTAGATGACTCCTATAATATCCAAGAGCTGGATCTGGTAGACTGACCTATTCACCCATCCTCGGAGGAGTGTAGCGGTGCATGCTAGTAGGCCACAGGTCCCTAAGGCTCTGCTCAACAGTCTGAACAATCCGTAAAGGATGTGGACCCCTTAGGCGTCTGTCTGATAAGATCTCCGTTCTAGCCAAATCTGAAATAGTAAACGCAACCTCTTTGGGTTGACTTGGAGCCAACCAACAGGGTCGGATGAAGCTTCGGTTCACACTTTGATGGCTTTGATTAGAAGACTCACCTCTTTCccaattatttttatgattataatgttgaaaattattgaaattattgtAAATAGAACTTGTAGAGTTGTAGCCCGTCGAATCAGCTTTCCAATGGTTTTTGAGTGGACGAAATCGGGGCTAAAACGAGTGAAAACGATCGAAATTATTGATTCTACCTTGAACCGGGTTGTCTGCTGGACCGAGTTTGTTGAAACTGGATCGATTGAACCGCGGGTTGAAGGGCGGGTTGAATCCCAGGCCGGTTATCGGATATGGGTGGAATGGCGGGTCAGGCTTCAAGAGCGTGAGCTGTTTTGCAATGGATCGAGCTTCAACGAGTCGGTTTCCAGCAGGTTGGGCTACACCGTAGGCTTCAATCTGGACCTTTTTGATTTGGGCTTGGGCTTTCAACACGGACTTTCAGACAGTGTGTTTCCACTTTGGGCTGTTGCGGAAGGGCTGAGGAATTGGGTCGTGAAATTGCTTTCGGGTATGTTCCAGAAGATGTGGAGTGGGTCGGTTGACCTGGTCCAATATCGAAACGGGGTCGTCCCGTTTCACTGGGACGATGTCATTTTTAGGATAAGCACTAGAAGGCGCCTATGCAGGGATGGCCGAAATGACGTCATCCGTGTTGCACTGGACAGTGTCGTTTCGCAAATGGCCCTGGTCTTCCTCTACGGCGTCGTTTCGCAAAGAAGGTTGAATGTCTTCTTCCTGGCTGGTCAAAACACTGTCGTTTTGGCTAGTTTTCATATCTTCTTCGCCTGGGTCGTCTTCTTCCTCAGGATCCTCATCTTCTTGCAGATTTTGCATATTATCTTCCTCCCAAAGTGAGAGAAGTGAGTCAAAGTCTTCAGATGAAGTGACTCTTGGGCTTTCTTCTTCCACACACGATCTCGAATTGAAATATAGGTTCGAAGATGAATTTTCATTGTTGACTGTGAcacttttttcttgaaaaatcctctCTAAATCCTCCAATGACTGACTTAGAAACTTGACCCCttatttcttttccaaaaaataCGTCATTTTCAATTCTTCAATATTTGTTGTATATTGCAAACCACCAATCATTAGAACAAGGTGTTATTCATCTGGCTTCTCAATAGATTTGTGCAAATTGTAGAATGCTACTATAGAAGCAAGATCAATCACTTGATGAGTGATTGTTTGACAAATATCAAACAGAAAAAGTTGAGAATTTGTAGAATTTTTTgcagaattttcatttttctcttgattGTCCATCACCGTAGGGCTCTAATACCACTGTATGATATTAACTGTAGGATCTTATAAAATATTTacagaaaaaaatttctcccatTAGGGTGGAAATCCGGTGGAGAACAAGAGACTTTAGAATGCAAAAAATTAGACAGAAAACTAAGACAACAAAAACTAACGTAAAAATGGAATAGAATAATTTGAGCCCCAATAcaactcttggtcaagagttGTCACTCTTGACTTGCTACCTCCACCTAAAAGTAATTTTACTTTCCTGTAAAATTTACGTGATAGTATGGGGATGACCACACTAATAATAGTGTTATCATCGTGTTCATCAACTTATCAATCCAtgtgagaaaaagaaatcaacTATTAGACAAAATGGAATTGAGgaatttatttaattagttcCACTATTGAAGTTCCTGTCAATTAGTTATTGTACATCAACTTTATAAGTAAGAAGGTAGTggatatatattaaatttacttttgaatagttttttatttgaaagatGGCTGGTGGTTCGCTTTGGGACAAAAACTAAAGATTCTATTACAACAACATCTCTAATTAAGCAAGATTAATCAAATCCAATGCAACTAAtatcttctttaatttcattttgaagatttttaattATGTGAAGGTAGATAAGTGTCTTATAGTACATCTAGTGGGTAATAGGATATGGGtacttttaattcattttttttcttactagCTAGCAGCCTATAGCACTAATCAAtatgtaatttaatttatagaggttaaattaaacaaaagttgGACTATGGAAGTCAATGTTTAATCATTTGAATTGGATcgtttgcatttttcctttcaaGAGTACTTGGTTCCAGCTATCATTTGTCtttaattagagagagagagagattccaCTTGTactaattaatcaattaatgtGCCTTTTATTGTACTAATATATGCAATGTACGTAGGATTTAAAGTTTGAGATTATAATCACAAACAAGATTCTCTTCGTGAGTACTCTGTTATTAACAAGGACCGTCTATCCACCACAAGACAAGAAAAGGTCCCCATCTTACGGTTGTAATTGacatcagcagcagcagcttGCCTTTTTTGTCTATCAAAATCAGTTGTCAGCTGTGTCGCTGGCTGCTATAATAGGCATGGCCAGCCAAACCCACAGAATATCAACAACATGCACTTATTGATTAGGAGATCAGATTTCAATCTTTAAAATCACGTCATGAATTCCACCCAACAAAAAGAACAGTATCAATTTCAAGTACTGTATATATTGACTAGATGCAAAGTAAGGAATCAAGTAGTTTGACTGGGACAGGAACCATTGGATCAATTTGCATGTGCTACTCTCTCTTGACTCCATGCTATTTCTATTTTTCGAGTGGACAATTGGGTTTTTGACCTTGTCTCGTGATTGGTCACAAACAATGACATCTcctaataaacatatatataaaaagttggTTCAAAAACCACTTCAAGAATAAAACAACACCAGCCACCAGGGTTTGTTGAAAACCACTTaagaatacaaagaaaaaacaaaacaaggggTCAGTCGTATGTCCCCGTTTCTTGCAACGTGTATCGATCGATAAGTTTCAACTTTTAGAGGCCTCAAATGGGGTCATGTGCCAAACCATAAACCCACTTACTAGGAATTGTTGTACGTCTATTGTAGATTGAGATATTACGCAATTATctgtttaaattataatttaaatagtTATTATGAGTGGGTTCATGTCATGAAACTCAGTTATATATCTGAGTAgttgtccaaaaaatttaaaatttatttgaataactGAGGCATTCTCATAATAATTACATATTATTAAATAACGGTTGTGGGTCTGGATCTGTtagtattttctaaaataatggGTACCTGCTTTTAACATTTTGCATGTTGAGGTAACTATCCTCTCCTCTTTAATTATAGGTttgtttattataaatattgttttctttttcttctttcttttttatataagttataattatTGTTCTTGAATGAGACAATATGGGATGGAATGGGATCCTCACCTACCCCACGAGGATTTTCTTTGTAGTTTTGCAACTTTCTGGGTTGGAAACCACTTCTAATTAGAGCCCCACCTTTTGGTGCTGTTCTCAATCCCTGCAGTGCTCCCTGAATGAATTtaatgtattttatatatatgtgtgagtgagctagtgagagagagagagagagagagatacctctctctctctctctcactagctCACTCAcacatatctctctctctctctatatatatataaggcatGGCAGCATTCAAGGAAGCATCCAAGATCTAAGGTATGTACATAATTAATTGCAatgaaaaaactcaaaaccaGACAATGCCAGTTGGATTTAGTGCTTGACAGTCTCTATCGACAAGAAGTAATTTCTTAATTGATATTCATGctttgcctaaaaaaaaaaaaaaaaaaaaaaatccaagctaaataattattttaattatatattcatttgaacaatatgtatttttttcagtaattaattaaggaataaAGGATATAATTGGGAGCCAGGGTTGGTTCTTGAACAAAGTGGACGGGTGGGTTAGATTTGACTAGGGTAGAGTTTAAAATTGGTCTTTAATACAAAGACCTTTGCACTAGAGAACAATGTTACTATCTCATTCAAATTATTTGGAATCAAATTTGGATCGAtaattgaattttcatttttgccTTGCGGCACATTATATTGGTTAGAAATGACAAGAACACTCCTAAAACTATATAAACCTACTTAAATAGATTAATCCCACGCCACTGATGAGGAACTTTTTTACCTCATCTCttagaaaaaaatgaacataaCTTGCttgcacataatttttttttttttttttggtaacactCTTCTGTACACTTGTCTTCCCTATTCTTATGCTAATCTTAAAATTTCCTTGTTTGGGTGTCTTGGCCCTAAAGTGAGGGAGGAGTTTCTCTCtcttcgcttttttttttttaccgtcttcttcttcatcattatCTCAAGAAATAGGAACCAATTTGGCGATGGAATTCTTTCTACATGTAGAAAGTCTCCATTGTAATTGACACTAGATTTTTGGAGTAGTGCCTTTCTTCAGAGATACTCTAATGGGCAAACCATTTTGGGGAAGAGCAAATGGGTCATATTGAATCCCATTTTGTGTACCAACCACAGACCACCTGCGTAATGTTACAGACAAAACACATGTCAGCAGACATTCTATTTTTAGAAGCTGGTCATTTATTAGCGGCCAAACCACAAGTGAAAAAGGTTAAAAGTTATTGATTCTGTTATTGTTGATGATTGCATACCTGTACTTTGTGGTCAGATGATGGAGAAGCACTAACATTTCCAGCTTGGCTAACTCATTCCCAGGACAGGAGTGGGTCCCATTGCCAAATGGCATAAAGGTATTGGGTTTTGGAGTAACCTGGTGATACCATTCAAGCCCTAGGATAAGAATAAATACTTTcttgacaaaaaaagaaaaagaaaaaaagaattatgagtaaattaaaattttacctCAAATCTTGAGGGATCAAACTTCTCAGGCTCTGGGAAGATCTCTGGACTGTGGTGAATGTTTCTGAAAAGGGGCAAAACTTTCCACCCTTTGGGTATGAGATAACCTAAAGAAGAATTTCCAAACAAATTAGTTAAAGttagtatatataaaaagtagGAAGAATATAAAATAGAGCCTACTTTAGAGTCAAAATTTGCGGTAATTTGACTGACCTTCATATTCAACATCTTCTACTGcctctctaaaagtaaaagataaaattgaaGCAACTCTAAGTGTCTCTTGAATCACCCTTGAAGTGACTGTCATCCTTTTAGTGTCTGCCCAAGTGAGAACTTTCTCCTCGCcattctcttctttcctcctcaTAATATTCTCTTGCTCTTCCTGTAAattcaaaaacaagaaaacttaattgctttttttttttttttttaaataaaaaattataaaaatttaatttaaatttatggaAAGATATGGCACTTGAGAGGAGCAATTTTCTTACAGTGACAGCTTGAAGAACAGTGGGGTTCTCGCCAAGGTACTTGAGGATCCATGTAAGCACGCTGGCAGTGGTATCACGAGCAGCGAATATGACTCCGATAATGTTGTCGGCAATCTGGTCGTCAGTGAGGCCTTCTTTGTCACCCATGAAAGATCCGAGCAAGTCGTTGTGATCGTATTTCATCTGCCTCCTGGCTGAGAGGATTTTTGCCAAGATTTGAGCAAGCTCCTTCCTTGCTTTCATGGATTTGTTGAAGAGAGTCCCTGGAAGGTTAATGGGCATTGAATTGTACCCCTTCTCAAGAATGTAGTAGCACCGCTTCAGATCCTCTCTGTACAGAACTTCATCCTTTCCAAATATGGAAAGCAGGGCAACATTGAACGTAAACTGCAAAGAAAGAACATATATATCTTCGATTGAGACATGCACATAGTGGAGTGGAGAAAACGTGGGAATTCAAGGTGATGAGGTAAACTCACAATCTTCATTTCTTGGAAGGTGTTGATCAAGCGGCCTTCCCATGATTGGAGAGAATCTTTGGCAATGGATTCGATGCTGGGGATGAAGTTTTTAATTGCTTCGGGCAGGAAGGCTCGGAGAACAAGCTTCCTAAGTTTGGCATGGTAGTCTCCTTGGTGAAAGAAGATGGCTTGTTTGCCCAACATTCTCTCTTTGCTTGCAGGAAATGTGGGCTTGAAGAGATGAGCTCTCGTTGCCAGCACGAATTTCGCTGCTTCTGGGCTCGAGATCATCACACAAGGACACCCCAATATATGGGTCTTGAAGATAGAAccatacctatatatatatatatcaaaaccaACATTAATCTACcattaacaaaacaattaaGTAGCTAGAAATTTGATAAAAGTGGAAAGAATAAAACCCGATATTCTACcaacctcttttctttttcagcaAAGAAGACATTTGGGTTTTGAGAGTAGAGTTGAAAGGTCTCCCCTATGTAAGGCCAACCCAAGGAGCCCGGCGGGAGGGGCAGTTTCCGGCGACTTGAATTGAAGAACTTGATGAGGGaatggaagagaaagatgaagaaaatggaaGCTAAAAAGCAAAACTTAAAAAGGGAGGCAAATTCCATATCGAGAAGAAGGAGCTAGGTGAAGTTCTCAATCCCTGCATGAACATATATATTGTGTGCGAGTGTggagtaatatatatatatacaagtcaTTCTCTGACTTTACAGATAAGGCATGGCAGCTGTTCTCAGAGAGTTTGATGATAGCACTGACTTAATTAAGTATTATTACTTTAAGAAGACCATTATAGATTACTGACATAATAATGCATACAAAAAAACAACGTGTGCATCTGTCTTGATCTAACTTTATAAAAATGAGCTGTCaactttgaaaatataattgcttATTGGTGTGCTACCCCATGCAACTCTAGCCGGGTGCTACCCTTTCATTTGAAGTACACATGCAcgtacttggtatatatgtacatatgtagagtaaactttaaattttgatggatgatttgatttcaattaaCAGGACCATTAGTCTACGTGGATCCTACTATACCAGCAACATTCAAGGAAGCATCCTAGACCTACCTAAGGTacattgataattaattaattgcaatgaaaaaactcaaaaccaGACAATGCCAGCTGGATTTAGTGCTTGACAGTGGTAGCTACAATTTCTTAATCGATCAagctttgtaaaaaaaaaaaaaaaaaattgtaaactaattatatatattttttcaataattaactAAGGAATAAATGATATAATTGGGAGCCATGGTTGACTCTTGAACATAGTGGACACGTGGGTTAGGTTTGACTaggacgattttttttttttatataaaaaaatgctaGTGATGGCAACTAGAGTAACTACTCTACGTGGACATGACTATATACAGTAACACTTGCTTGCTAAGAACTAAACAAAATGGTCATAGACAAAGAAATTTGTAGGTGCTCTCTCAAAGTCTGATTGAGTTATAGTATGACAGTCTTATCAAGACATCAATGAGACTCATAATGATTTACACTAACCAAGCATGAAAATTCTTATAGCTACATTTGAACTTTTGCCATAGTGTGTACTAGATTAAGGTAGAGTTAAGAATTGAAGAGAATAATACCACACCTATAACTCTTTTACAACTCGTTGACATGTATCGATATTTGATTGGAGTTACGTTAACTAAAAAATTGTTAACACCCTTTAATCACATGCTAACATATGTCAACTAGTCTCTAAGAGGTAACTCAATTAATTGggactacgcctaatgaagggaatgtcactagttcgaatccctttctttcctcttgtgtggacatgtcaaaaaaaaaaaaaattgcaactaAAATTAAGCATCTCTATATTCTTATCGATTGTTCATCCGGCCTCCGTAATGTTTGCTCATGAATTACATCTATGCTAACCAATCAAGAGCACAAGGACGGGGTcttgaaagaataaaaagtataaaaaatgtacaataattttggaaatttaagaATGTAATCCTAGGATCAAGTGCATGCAATTGTATTAATTGGATCCCGTGAGTACGTAAGTTGACTTGACATTTCCGcacacaataatatatatatgcttaattttGTGAATTCAATGCCTAATTAATAAGAATGACGGAAGGGTTTCATATGCATGTTTAggcaattaattaaaaacagtTTGTATAAATAGTCTGCCAAAGACTTTGACTTGCTTATTAGTACATGTTCATTGGACTTAGTACGTAGTATTAGCCTATATCAAAGTGAATGACAATTAGTGATCCAAACTTTCTGAGAACCAtaccccaaaaaagaaaaaattctgaGAACCAAAAACCTCGAGAGAAGAGATAGATTTTGAACATGCATGTGGGATAAATTGGTTATTATAGGCCCTGTTTGCCAACTGTGCGGAACAACACTGTAGTTGGAACGGTATTGTTCCAGCTACAATaccatcatttaaaaaataattttttttttctttaaaaaaaaaatgaaaatattaaaaaacttttaaaataaaaaataaaaaaacaccccaatccaaaacggtgtcgttttgggcattaaaattttttttttcttaaaaaaaaaaaaaaaaaaacagagaaagatatcggggtggctggagccaccctgTAATGGGGGTGGTTGCCatgggtggctggagccaccctggatctctctctctttctcccttttttttttttttttttttaaagaaaaataataataataattttaatgcccaaaacgacaccgttttggctaggtgttttttttttatttttttattttattttttaagttttttaatatttttcttttaaaaaaaaaaaaaatcattttttaaagg
This genomic interval from Corylus avellana chromosome ca3, CavTom2PMs-1.0 contains the following:
- the LOC132175710 gene encoding abscisic acid 8'-hydroxylase CYP707A2-like, coding for MEFASLFKFCFLASIFFIFLFHSLIKFFNSSRRKLPLPPGSLGWPYIGETFQLYSQNPNVFFAEKEKRYGSIFKTHILGCPCVMISSPEAAKFVLATRAHLFKPTFPASKERMLGKQAIFFHQGDYHAKLRKLVLRAFLPEAIKNFIPSIESIAKDSLQSWEGRLINTFQEMKIFTFNVALLSIFGKDEVLYREDLKRCYYILEKGYNSMPINLPGTLFNKSMKARKELAQILAKILSARRQMKYDHNDLLGSFMGDKEGLTDDQIADNIIGVIFAARDTTASVLTWILKYLGENPTVLQAVTEEQENIMRRKEENGEEKVLTWADTKRMTVTSRVIQETLRVASILSFTFREAVEDVEYEGYLIPKGWKVLPLFRNIHHSPEIFPEPEKFDPSRFEVTPKPNTFMPFGNGTHSCPGNELAKLEMLVLLHHLTTKYRWSVVGTQNGIQYDPFALPQNGLPIRVSLKKGTTPKI